Proteins from a genomic interval of Debaryomyces hansenii CBS767 chromosome E complete sequence:
- a CDS encoding DEHA2E03740p (similar to uniprot|P87221 Candida sp CIP1 protein), whose protein sequence is MSSVAIFGVNSSVFPSIFEAITSSTFKSNFKFPLRGITRSKDGKTDTSELEYYEANDEESLKQALEGFDIIISLAGPSADFDVLAKAVISAKPKLYIPSQFGMDLDIVPFDVLGFKTKHSRYVRAGGIKVVDICTSHFLQKGAWNDVPSQALSLNFEGDKAIIRGDPDVKWAFTAYENVGQTIVSVISKDPSTLPDKVRVWSDKITQEQLLNRMMGEDYPRKYVTYEDSLKESNETIKRVGIRAEDFLLYTQTVSASGLLDFDWDSKELVNPGETLFKWIRFEPTK, encoded by the coding sequence ATGTCATCAGTAGCTATATTTGGGGTCAACAGTTCCGTCTTCCCATCTATTTTTGAGGCCATTACTTCATCTACATTCAAGTCAAACTTCAAATTTCCATTGAGGGGAATTACTAGATCGAAAGATGGCAAAACTGATACTTCAGAATTAGAATACTATGAAGCTAATGACGAAGAGTCTTTGAAGCAAGCGCTTGAAGGTTTCGATATTATTATCTCTTTAGCAGGTCCTAGTGCTGATTTCGATGTATTGGCAAAGGCAGTTATTAGTGCCAAACCTAAATTGTACATTCCATCTCAATTTGGAATGGATTTAGATATTGTTCCATTTGACGTTCTTGGTTTTAAGACTAAGCATTCTAGATATGTCAGGGCTGGTGGGATTAAGGTGGTCGATATTTGTACTTCCCATTTCCTTCAAAAGGGCGCCTGGAATGATGTTCCTTCCCAGGCGTTGagtttgaattttgaaGGTGACAAAGCTATTATTAGAGGTGATCCAGATGTTAAATGGGCATTTACTGCATACGAGAATGTTGGTCAGACTATTGTATCAGTTATTTCAAAGGATCCATCAACACTCCCAGATAAAGTCCGTGTTTGGTCAGACAAGATCACTCAAGAACAACTTTTGAATAGAATGATGGGCGAAGATTACCCTAGAAAATATGTTACTTACGAAGATTCTCTCAAGGAAAGCAACGAAACAATTAAACGTGTTGGTATAAGAGCAGAAGATTTCTTGTTGTATACCCAAACTGTTAGTGCATCAGGTCTTTTGGACTTCGACTGGGATTCAAAAGAACTCGTTAACCCAGGTGAAACTTTGTTCAAGTGGATTAGATTTGAACCGACCAAATAG
- a CDS encoding DEHA2E03762p (similar to uniprot|Q04432 Saccharomyces cerevisiae YDR533C HSP31 Possible chaperone and cysteine protease) produces MSSQKKVLVAVTSYNKIFYKDGKKTGLFLVEALHPFNVFKENGYDVDFVSETGTYGFDDHSLGPDFLNGKDLEVFNDAKSDFNVHLKNIKKASEVNADDYGIFFASAGHGTLFDYPQAKVLQSLGENIWSNGGVLAAVCHGGAIFDGMVDKANGKPLLQGKSITGFTDIGEAILGVDGIMKENELQSIEEMTKKYGGKYLAPIGPWDDYSVSDGKLITGVNPASAISTAKRSLIAFEAI; encoded by the coding sequence ATGTCAAGTCAAAAGAAAGTGCTTGTTGCTGTTACTTCTTACAACAAAATTTTTTACAAAGATGGTAAAAAAACAGGGTTATTCTTGGTGGAGGCTTTGCACCCATTCAATGTGTTCAAAGAAAACGGATATGACGTTGACTTTGTGTCTGAAACAGGGACCTATGGATTTGATGATCATTCTCTTGGTCCAGATTTTTTAAACGGTAAAGATTTAGAAGTATTCAATGATGCTAAATCCGATTTCAACGttcatttgaagaacatTAAGAAGGCTTCTGAGGTTAATGCGGATGATTATGGAATTTTTTTCGCTTCTGCTGGACACGGTACTTTATTTGATTATCCGCAGGCTAAGGTTTTGCAAAGTTTAGGAGAGAATATTTGGTCCAATGGCGGTGTCCTAGCTGCAGTCTGCCACGGTGGAGCTATATTCGATGGAATGGTTGACAAAGCTAACGGCAAGCCATTACTACAAGGTAAATCTATTACCGGTTTCACTGATATTGGAGAAGCTATCTTGGGTGTCGATGGAATTATGaaggaaaatgaattacaatctattgaagaaatgaCCAAGAAATATGGCGGTAAGTACTTAGCCCCTATTGGTCCCTGGGATGATTATTCTGTTTCTGATGGTAAATTGATTACTGGTGTTAATCCTGCTTCCGCAATTTCCACCGCAAAAAGATCTCTTATTGCGTTCGAAgcaatataa
- a CDS encoding DEHA2E03784p (highly similar to uniprot|P28777 Saccharomyces cerevisiae YGL148W ARO2 Bifunctional chorismate synthase and flavin reductase) produces the protein MSTFGNIFRVTTYGESHCKSVGCIVDGCPPGLALTEDDIQPQLSRRRPGQSKLSTPRNEKDQVHIQSGTENGLTLGSPIGMLVQNEDHRPHDYSETDLYPRPSHADWTYIQKYGVKSTSGGGRSSARETVGRVAAGAIAEKILTKANNVEIVAFVSSIGEIEMNRSPQDATFQNILNTITREEVDEVGPIRCPDASVRDEMVKVIEKYRDNKDSIGGVVTCVVRNCPIGLGEPCFDKLEAQLAHAMLSLPATKGFEFGSGFLGTKIPGSVHNDPFISDGTSNKLRTVTNNSGGIQGGISNGENIYFSVAFKSAATISQEQYTSTYDGEKGVLAARGRHDPSVTPRAVPIVEAMTALVLVDQLLTQKAREYGRNIVSN, from the coding sequence ATGTCTACGTTTGGAAATATATTCCGTGTGACCACATACGGAGAATCTCATTGTAAATCAGTCGGATGCATCGTTGACGGATGTCCACCGGGATTAGCATTGACAGAAGATGATATTCAACCTCAATTAAGTAGAAGAAGACCAGGACAATCCAAGTTATCTACGCCTAGAAACGAAAAAGATCAGGTCCACATTCAATCAGGTACCGAAAATGGACTTACTTTAGGATCACCTATCGGGATGTTGGTGCAAAACGAAGACCACAGACCTCACGATTACTCGGAAACCGACTTATACCCAAGACCATCGCACGCGGACTGGACATACATACAAAAGTACGGTGTCAAGTCTACGTCTGGGGGAGGTAGATCTTCAGCTAGAGAAACTGTTGGTAGAGTGGCTGCAGGTGCCATCGCAGAAAAGATATTGACAAAGGCCAACAatgttgaaattgttgCATTTGTGTCGAGTATCGGGGAAATTGAGATGAACAGAAGCCCACAAGATGCTACGTTCcaaaatatcttgaacACGATAACCAGAGAAGAGGTGGACGAAGTAGGACCCATTAGATGTCCGGATGCGTCCGTTAGAGATGAAATGGTGAAGGtgattgaaaaatacagAGACAATAAGGACTCGATTGGTGGTGTTGTAACATGTGTTGTGAGAAACTGTCCTATCGGTTTAGGTGAGCCATGTTTTGACAAATTAGAAGCCCAGTTAGCCCATGCGATGTTATCATTGCCAGCTACCAAGGGTTTTGAGTTCGGTTCCGGTTTCTTGGGTACCAAGATTCCTGGATCTGTTCATAACGATCCATTTATCTCCGATGGAACTTCAAACAAATTGAGAACCGTCACAAATAACTCCGGTGGTATCCAGGGTGGTATCTCCAATGGTGAGAACATCTACTTTTCAGTGGCATTCAAGTCTGCAGCCACCATTTCGCAAGAACAATACACCTCCACCTATGATGGTGAAAAGGGTGTCTTGGCTGCCAGAGGAAGACATGACCCTAGTGTCACCCCAAGAGCTGTTCCAATTGTCGAAGCTATGACTGCTTTGGTTTTGGTGGACCAATTGTTGACTCAAAAAGCAAGAGAATACGGTAGAAATATTGTCAGTAACTAa
- a CDS encoding DEHA2E03806p (similar to Candida albicans IPF9116): MMLREASISLLLYFMALISVVNCALNNDWNTLYSFSDGKVYLHLKNNDLVSLNFSVSGFNDMEDSKYTEKQLNLQNGQQVEKLATPPVNTSLVLVQEELYGFNAVSEEGGSVDGCGNGVLNLIRYDRDSDKWETVSGLGYDDIADASFYQHSTYLSAPNDDIIYIYGGVCESSEKVSNRMISFDINKAKFSNITTSTKPQAFYGATNLLAPNPQTQLVIGGQSNNGWLNMYQLATWDFSSGWSFKQVSDAEKSTEVNSRRFPLALPIFDPLTNNSNEAFTNFYNVKEVLLIGGELLDTDSSPVFAKLSTSTNSWTWDSADNSGLGYDEILGGVTIFDTLVIINSTRSVNKRDTSDQYTINLYDVHSFEAIENIKDNTESKDSGNDSSDVTKKAVLGTVLPVFAIAMAITTAFFIKRKRKQNANDDNNDMDYQFGTYYDQESALNQRARRKSNPFDNDTSSTLDAASIDSWVKKRQQFDEKRTKTIRNSYLASNETLSSNSSHLTKSTDDDHEKLENKIITKPEPSPLQTNLVNRSVSKLKKSFSMSSTPTTPVLSHEYGSIKKKKSTSTLNHKPVSTSPLSDDEADVVKAANITDLDTSRENINDEDSESDASVDDKMDVQVLVSSKRRSVLRIVNPDLETINDENEENEYLENDFEDNTASINDREDTSIRQRVPSGDRTLEDD; encoded by the coding sequence ATGATGTTGAGGGAAGCCAGTATAAGTTTGCTTCTTTATTTTATGGCACTAATATCAGTGGTGAATTGTGCACTTAACAATGATTGGAATACGCTATACTCATTCAGCGACGGGAAGGTTTATTTGCActtgaagaataatgatttggTGTCGTTGAATTTTTCTGTGTCGGGGTTTAATGACATGGAGGATTCCAAGTACACTGAAAAGCAATTGAACTTGCAAAACGGGCAACAGGTTGAAAAGTTGGCCACGCCTCCAGTCAATACATCGCTTGTGTTGGTACAGGAAGAATTATATGGGTTTAATGCCGTCAGCGAGGAAGGCGGTAGTGTCGATGGGTGTGGGAACGGGGTATTGAACTTAATCAGGTATGATCGAGATTCCGACAAATGGGAAACAGTATCGGGACTTGGGTACGATGACATTGCGGATGCCTCATTCTACCAGCACTCGACGTACTTGAGTGCTCCTAATGACGAcattatatacatatatggTGGGGTATGCGAGTCCAGTGAGAAAGTTTCGAATCGAATGATTTCTTTCGATATCAACAAGGCCAAGTTTTCCAATATAACTACTTCTACCAAACCACAGGCATTCTACGGCGCAACTAACTTGTTGGCACCAAACCCACAGACACAATTGGTAATCGGAGGACAGAGCAATAACGGATGGTTGAATATGTATCAATTGGCGACATGGGATTTTTCGTCTGGATGGTCATTCAAGCAAGTTTCCGATGCAGAAAAGTCGACAGAAGTGAATTCAAGGAGGTTTCCATTAGCATTACCTATTTTCGACCCATTGACGAACAATTCGAACGAAGCCTTCACCAATTTTTATAACGTAAAAGAAGTTTTATTGATAGGAGGGGAATTATTAGATACTGACTCTTCACCGGTGTTTGCCAAGTTATCAACAAGCACTAATTCTTGGACCTGGGATTCAGCTGATAACAGTGGATTGGGTTACGATGAAATTTTGGGTGGAGTTACCATATTTGATACGTTGGTTATAATCAACTCAACCAGGTCCGTGAACAAAAGAGACACATCTGATCAGTACACAATTAACTTGTATGACGTTCATTCATTTGAAGcgattgaaaatatcaaggATAACACAGAATCAAAAGATTCAGGCAACGACAGTTCAGATGTTACAAAAAAGGCGGTGTTAGGTACTGTATTACCGGTGTTTGCAATTGCAATGGCCATAACGACGGCATTTTTCATTAAGAGAAAACGGAAACAAAATGCAAACGACGATAACAATGATATGGATTATCAATTTGGTACATATTATGACCAGGAATCTGCATTAAACCAGAGAGCCAGAAGGAAATCGAACCCCTTTGATAACGATACAAGCTCTACATTGGATGCTGCATCTATAGATTCATGGGTTAAAAAGAGACAACAGTTTGACGaaaaaagaacaaaaacCATACGAAACAGCTACCTTGCCTCAAACGAAACCCTTAGCAGTAACTCGTCTCATCTTACTAAATCCACTGACGACGATCAcgaaaaattggaaaataaaatcataaCAAAGCCAGAACCATCCCCATTGCAGACAAATTTAGTCAATAGGTCTGTCTCtaagttgaagaaatccTTCTCCATGTCCAGCACGCCCACAACCCCAGTACTCAGCCATGAATACGGATCcataaagaaaaagaagagtACCAGCACCTTGAATCACAAACCTGTTTCTACCAGCCCGTTAAGTGACGACGAGGCTGATGTCGTCAAGGCAGCCAATATTACGGACCTTGATACTTCACGcgaaaatataaatgatgaagattcaGAATCCGATGCTTCCGTTGATGATAAGATGGACGTCCAAGTATTAGTATCATCGAAAAGAAGATCAGTGTTAAGAATCGTGAATCCTGATTTAGAGACCATTAATGATGAGaacgaagaaaatgaatatttggaaaatgattttgaagataacaCTGCGTCAATTAATGACCGTGAGGATACAAGTATACGGCAAAGGGTTCCATCAGGTGATAGAACTTTAGAGGATGACTAG
- a CDS encoding DEHA2E03828p (weakly similar to uniprot|P33748 Saccharomyces cerevisiae YMR037C MSN2 Transcriptional activator related to Msn4p) encodes MDDYANYNKEPYQMNTNMYQMNNGVVPNSPRDDYDQQRIDTDEPLYENLFSVENGDKEFDNFKANITERTGVKEEGGTMNFNMLEGFRSYDNMDLDESPPFNVNFDAYYDPLMDQQAITNDSNVLFNSDNIQDNGNLQNGIGVLPPKDEFVNTASAPRVPSQQSFMPHTNSFVSMNNFRNNVPVDGFSEGSVDMKDYNSHKNLNLNNHASNMSGKNSISNASLSINNTNSYYNELSPLTTTTSLTPSVSSVHSTQPSFFSAHQYLTRNSLDHPPSQQNRPSIDFYSKARTSFDSQQSSINQRQRTQVGGRYTSFTNSISNYIPFMGDRNQRTSNNSTPSESLSPPRPSAFINVPPQQAQQPRHLIRSIFKSSAVPSNANNNSNEDNIENSNGQDILNGELNNQNTPSINNNGNSKNMDNIDDDSEFLDMDHSQQEPEDDIIESNIATKKARRSKRSLFTRFKTPVKMEPIEGSTDLFKTEEAISNNKNNLNKELDNENMESDMVGSASLHGLSINGTPSLDSTNVINGAALDPSTSNNSNNNNLNAAPGNSMLEPDYGALFEKVGKRKNIVNPATYIRNKPRYKNEQSEVNSLNGSNNTSNSNTEKSSISNYNSGGSYPENIDPRNLNSINSNDSSINNRNIQVEGGDSDSDLSTSLGSSSNTPSSLATASKRILGSKLMSKRKNSQTNMNTAPPPPPPTTTTIISKGVEVEVDLQSLDLPPTTQIFPTNIINSKNRTRGRKENKEADLVDSTKIYLCNYCSRRFKRQEHLKRHFRSLHTFEKPYDCSICHKKFSRSDNLNQHLKIHKQEEELAQQGLNTSDNIKTETHDSL; translated from the coding sequence ATGGATGATTATGCTAATTACAATAAAGAGCCGTATCAGATGAATACAAATATGTATCAGATGAATAATGGCGTGGTACCAAATAGTCCGAGAGATGATTATGATCAACAGAGAATAGACACAGACGAGCCATTATATGAAAACTTATTTAGTGTTGAGAATGGGGATAAAGAATTCGATAACTTCAAAGCTAATATAACTGAAAGAACAGGGgtgaaagaagaaggagGCACAATGAATTTTAACATGCTTGAAGGTTTTAGGAGTTATGATAACATGGATTTAGACGAATCGCCACCATTTAACGTCAATTTTGATGCATATTATGATCCGCTAATGGACCAGCAGGCAATTACGAATGATTCCAATGTATTGTTCAATTCGGATAATATCCAGGATAACGGAAACTTGCAGAATGGTATTGGAGTTTTACCTCCTAAGGATGAGTTTGTCAACACAGCATCCGCTCCTAGAGTACCATCACAACAGAGTTTCATGCCCCATACAAATTCCTTTGTTAgtatgaataatttcagAAATAATGTACCGGTTGATGGATTTTCGGAAGGCCTGGTTGATATGAAAGACTACAACTCCCATAAAAACCTTAACCTTAACAATCATGCGTCAAATATGTCAGGAAAAAATTCCATATCAAATGCAAGTTTGAGTAtcaataatacaaatagTTActataatgaattatcacCGCTTACTACAACGACATCATTAACTCCGTCGGTAAGCTCTGTTCATTCCACTCAACCATCCTTCTTTTCAGctcatcaatatttgacACGTAACTCATTGGATCATCCTCCGTCTCAACAAAATCGTCCGTCGATTGATTTTTACTCAAAAGCTAGAACTTCGTTTGACAGTCAACAATCCTCTATTAATCAGCGACAGAGAACCCAAGTAGGTGGAAGATATACAAGCTTTACTAACTCAATAAGTAACTATATCCCATTCATGGGCGACCGGAATCAAAGaacatcaaataattctacGCCATCGGAGTCTCTTTCTCCACCACGACCATCTGCCTTTATAAACGTTCCTCCACAACAAGCTCAGCAGCCTAGGCATTTAATAAGAAGCATATTTAAGAGTTCTGCTGTGCCAAgtaatgcaaataataatagtaatgaagacaatattgaaaattcaaatggACAAGACATACTAAATGGAGAGttgaataatcaaaatacCCCTtctatcaataataatggtaatAGTAAAAATAtggataatattgatgacgATTCGGAGTTCCTAGATATGGATCATCTGCAACAGGAACCGGAggatgatattattgaatctAATATAGCCACGAAAAAAGCAAGGAGATCTAAGAGAAGCTTATTTACTAGGTTCAAGACACCAGTTAAGATGGAGCCTATTGAAGGCAGTACCGATCTTTTTAAAACTGAAGAAGCTATaagtaataataagaataatttaaacAAGGAACTTGATAACGAAAATATGGAATCCGATATGGTGGGCAGTGCATCCTTGCATggtttatcaataaatggGACACCATCCTTGGATTCTACTAATGTTATAAATGGAGCCGCGTTAGATCCGTCGACActgaataattctaataataataacctAAATGCAGCTCCAGGGAACTCGATGTTGGAACCTGACTATGGTGCTttgtttgaaaaagttggAAAAAGGAAAAACATAGTAAACCCAGCCACCTATATTAGAAACAAACCTAGATATAAAAACGAGCAATCAGAAGTCAATAGTTTGAATGGAAGTAATAATacatcaaattcaaatacagAAAAGTCTTCTATTCTGAACTATAATTCAGGCGGAAGCTATCCAGAAAACATTGATCCCCGTAACCTTAATAGcataaattcaaatgattctTCCATAAACAATAGAAATATACAGGTTGAAGGAGGTGACAGCGATTCTGATCTTAGTACCTCATTGGGTTCAAGTTCCAATACCCCATCGTCATTAGCCACTGCATCGAAACGCATTCTTGGTTCAAAGTTAATGCTGAAAAGAAAGAACTCACAGACGAACATGAACACCGCACCACCGCCACCACCACCTACTACTACTACCATAATATCAAAAGGAGTTGAAGTAGAAGTTGATTTGCAGTCACTTGATTTACCACCGACTACACAAATCTTCCCAActaatattatcaattctaAAAATAGGACTCGTGGTCGGAAGGAAAATAAAGAAGCTGACTTAGTAGACCTGACTAAAATTTACTTGTGTAATTATTGCTCCAGACGATTCAAACGACAAGAACATTTGAAGAGGCATTTCAGATCTTTGCATACTTTTGAAAAGCCTTATGATTGTTCTATTTGTCATAAAAAATTTAGCAGGTCGGACAATCTTAATCAGCACTTAAAGATTCataaacaagaagaagagcttGCACAACAAGGATTGAATACCCTGGATAACATCAAAACGGAAACACATGATTCcctataa
- a CDS encoding DEHA2E03850p (some similarities with uniprot|P21192 Saccharomyces cerevisiae YLR131C ACE2 Transcription factor that activates expression of early G1-specific genes) codes for MEPFSNWEEVATSNPSNRVPLPHEDFDQYFTGYAEVDNMFNETLTCLQDLDVPSGFVNQDLKQQQDLQNGSGHQVKHSRGMSGTAIFGFAEHNRELSISGLTGDLYKAAKPSMDMGKSISPGQLVNSLNGQTEQVGLPSVALDFNFHGEIQKPLHFAEEEEYEYEHAKTNKKDSKQDYIVTNKNPKSYKFPPSPNSPPSKEPEPAVDPKQFKSVNQYSVKYLQELNKFNDRSSPKPKQVTYADDIGPLLEKGAESVPIVYSNPPTGEYTNLPASQQSTPFNNHTVYKYIPIPTQNPTLFPNSTQDQRKLDQKEFPLNIKNNLNAYLPPPSTPGLTNGSPDWNSSPEPQSPSPSRAVLNSYQNNSRFSSPIRPQMRNGRNDFYTPQFFSDDNGNLTNNNTLKNNVPSEQSSSPVFHQTLNSSPIKFYTSPLRNAPPNEDDTMDANATITQLTPLKSQTPMTPSKNRVTLEWSPIISPNAKSSKDVKKALKESSPKRRVKKTSLLPPGELDQYWDGPDEHKVFTCTYKNCGKKFTRRYNVRSHIQTHLSDRPFACSYCPKKFVRQHDLNRHVKGHLEARYCKCSCGKEFTRLDALRKHRARNICVGGLASHENHCVTKPPRKDKVEILDGMTSERLSEDIQAILPTTESSSSPD; via the coding sequence ATGGAACCTTTTAGTAATTGGGAGGAAGTTGCTACTTCCAATCCCTCAAATAGAGTACCCTTGCCTCATGAAGATtttgatcaatattttACTGGATATGCTGAAGTGGACAATATGTTCAACGAAACGTTAACATGCTTACAAGACTTGGACGTACCTTCTGGTTTTGTGAACCAAGACCTAAAACAACAACAGGACTTACAAAATGGTAGTGGTCATCAGGTTAAGCACAGCAGGGGGATGAGCGGTACTGCCATTTTTGGGTTTGCTGAGCATAACCGGGAGTTATCTATTTCTGGCTTGACAGGTGATTTGTACAAGGCAGCGAAACCATCGATGGATATGGGGAAATCTATTTCTCCAGGACAATTGGTCAACTCATTAAATGGCCAAACAGAGCAAGTTGGTTTGCCATCAGTAGCCTTGGATTTTAACTTCCACGGTGAAATCCAAAAGCCATTACATTTcgcagaagaagaagagtaTGAATACGAACACGCAAAAACCAATAAGAAAGATTCGAAGCAGGACTATATTGTTACAAATAAAAACCCTAAATCGTACAAATTCCCACCATCTCCCAATCTGCCGCCAAGCAAAGAACCTGAACCAGCAGTCGACCCAAAACAGTTCAAATCTGTTAACCAATATTCCGTCAAGTATTTACAGGAACTTAATAAGTTTAACGACAGATCATCCCCGAAGCCAAAACAAGTAACATACGCTGATGATATTGGACctttattagaaaaagGGGCTGAAAGTGTGCCCATTGTGTATTCTAATCCCCCAACAGGCGAGTATACTAATCTTCCAGCGTCTCAGCAGTCCACTCCTTTCAATAATCATACAGTATACAAGTATATTCCCATTCCAACTCAGAACCCCACATTATTTCCAAACTCAACTCAAGATCAAAGAAAGCTAGATCAAAAGGAATTTCCTTTGAACATCAagaataatcttaatgCATACTTACCACCACCATCAACACCAGGTTTAACAAATGGTTCTCCAGATTGGAATTCTTCTCCAGAGCCGCAATCTCCTTCTCCTAGTAGGGCTGTGTTAAACTCTTATCAGAATAATTCAAGATTCTCGTCACCAATTCGTCCTCAAATGAGAAACGGCAGAAATGATTTCTATACTCCACAATTTTTTTCTGATGATAATGGTAACTTAACTAATAACAATACCTTGAAAAACAACGTCCCAAGTGAACAAAGTTCCTCGCCTGTGTTTCATCAAACGCTCAATTCATCTCCAATCAAATTCTACACTAGCCCATTAAGAAATGCCCCAccaaatgaagatgatacCATGGATGCGAATGCAACGATCACTCAATTAACTCCATTGAAAAGCCAAACCCCAATGACTCCATCAAAGAATAGAGTAACATTGGAATGGAGTCCAATAATTTCTCCAAATgccaaatcttcaaaagaTGTAAAGAAGGCGCTTAAAGAGTCTTCTCCTAAAAGAAGAGTTAAAAAGACATCTTTATTACCTCCAGGCGAATTAGATCAATATTGGGACGGCCCTGATGAACACAAGGTATTTACTTGCACCTATAAAAACTGTGGGAAGAAATTCACTAGAAGATATAATGTTAGATCTCATATTCAAACTCATCTTAGTGACAGGCCGTTTGCATGCTCGTATTGTCCAAAAAAGTTTGTAAGACAGCACGATTTGAATCGACATGTAAAAGGACATTTGGAAGCACGGTATTGCAAATGCTCATGCGGCAAGGAATTCACGAGGTTGGACGCACTAAGGAAACATAGAGCTAGAAATATATGTGTTGGGGGCCTTGCAAGCCATGAGAATCACTGCGTTACAAAGCCACCAAGAAAAGATAAGGTAGAAATTCTAGATGGTATGACTTCTGAAAGGCTTTCTGAAGATATACAGGCTATATTGCCTACAACAGAAAGTTCGTCGTCGCCTGATTGA
- a CDS encoding DEHA2E03872p (no similarity) has product MNQMLDYFKFGQANVLTNLFSFEGYLRSKLTTQSQEEEKGNKRI; this is encoded by the coding sequence ATGAATCAGATGCTTGACTACTTCAAGTTTGGTCAAGCTAATGTACTAACtaatttgttttcttttgaAGGGTATTTAAGATCTAAATTAACCACGCAGTCTcaggaagaagaaaagggAAACAAAAGGATCTAA